The Vigna unguiculata cultivar IT97K-499-35 chromosome 6, ASM411807v1, whole genome shotgun sequence genome contains a region encoding:
- the LOC114188811 gene encoding uncharacterized protein LOC114188811, with protein MNKFKKSQVLVLCLLLVLLVITPYLPSSLRPTYLYFIINFLIMALCAEAGLLSVFPSPMEDKKPSEASSEKREGSNSTPIVSDAVSEQAEKCASERVVSVTNMMQNSPPMPTSLFFIEADAEGMDEEDEAEEEIGGVNGQELFAKAEAFIGNFYKQLRMQSEESWIYQKGF; from the coding sequence ATGAACAAGTTCAAGAAATCTCAAGTTCTAGTGCTCTGTCTTCTACTTGTTCTTCTTGTCATCACACCCTATTTACCTTCCTCACTCAGACCAACCTACCTGTATTTCATCATAAACTTTCTCATCATGGCACTTTGTGCAGAAGCTGGACTCCTTTCAGTTTTTCCTAGCCCTATGGAAGATAAAAAGCCATCAGAAGCAAGTTCTGAGAAAAGAGAAGGCTCCAATTCCACCCCTATAGTTTCTGATGCTGTCTCAGAACAAGCTGAAAAGTGTGCATCTGAAAGGGTTGTTTCTGTGACCAACATGATGCAAAACTCTCCTCCAATGCCTACTAGCCTTTTCTTCATAGAAGCTGATGCAGAAGGCatggatgaagaagatgaagcaGAAGAGGAGATTGGAGGAGTTAATGGGCAAGAGCTGTTTGCAAAAGCTGAGGCCTTCATTGGGAACTTCTACAAGCAACTGAGGATGCAGAGTGAGGAATCTTGGATTTATCAGAAAGGCTTTTAG
- the LOC114187602 gene encoding uncharacterized protein LOC114187602, translated as MSSVVAVDLALSRFAIRLRNWLFLLCTNFTSTSLLWLTTSSLLCAYPCLGRLPPPDAHTRQAFNLAISLLPATTKFLPIHVTHVTHVTTISVGTRAYIDPDYYISGRAQIMRLLHSLQILWL; from the exons ATGAGCTCTGTCGTCGCCGTTGACCTTGCCTTGTCCAGGTTCGCTATTCGCCTCCGTAACTGGCTATTCCTCCTCTGCACAAACTTCACGAGCACCTCCTTGTTGTGGCTCACCACAAGTTCCCTATTGTGTGCGTACCCTTGTTTGGGTCGTCTTCCGCCACCGGACGCTCACACACGTCAAGCCTTCAATCTCGCTATCTCACTGCTACCAGCAACGACGAAG TTTCTTCCGATTCATGTTACTCATGTCACTCATGTTACAACTATTTCAGTAGGAACTCGTGCTTACATAGATCCTGACTACTATATATCTGGAAGG GCACAAATAATGAGACTCTTGCACAGTTTGCAAATATTATGGTTATGA
- the LOC114187337 gene encoding L-aminoadipate-semialdehyde dehydrogenase-phosphopantetheinyl transferase-like isoform X3, which produces MLSMEEAVKRWVVKLSKWDPHPSDFSFALSLLPSHEHSSVTRFVKLEDRKRALVSRMLQYVLVHDVLQIPFPDIVIKRTLEGKPYLEYDDLRFPNFNFNVSHHGDYVAIASEPVCLVGVDIVSYDVPQRESITEFVQLFSSYFSCLEWNNIIMAGTSDDVLIEFYRYWSLKEAYVKAIGSGVSEGLNKVEFSHTRWTDISAKVNGKVMTQWRFWLFELGERHCNFKRI; this is translated from the exons ATGTTGTCAATGGAAGAAGCGGTGAAGAGATGGGTTGTGAAATTATCAAAGTGGGATCCACACCCCTCTGACTTCTCCTTCGCTCTCTCCCTCCTTCCGTCCCATGAACACTCCTCTGTTACCAG GTTTGTTAAATTGGAAGACAGGAAACGTGCTCTTGTCAGCCGCATGCTTCAGTACGTTCTTGTTCATGATGTGTTACAAATCCCATTTCCTGACATTGTCATAAAACGAACTCTGGAAGGCAAACCCTATTTG GAGTATGATGATCTTAGATtcccaaattttaatttcaatgtaTCACATCATGGTGACTATGTGGCCATAGCATCTGAACCTGTATGTCTTGTGGGGGTAGACATTGTCTCATATGATGTTCCACAGAGAGAATCAATTACAGAATTCGTTCAACTCTTCTCATCATACTTTTCATGTTTGGAATGGAATAACATAATCATGGCTGGCACTTCTGATGAtgtattaattgaattttacaG GTATTGGAGCCTAAAAGAAGCATATGTTAAAGCTATTGGGAGTGGAGTGTCTGAAGGGTTGAATAAAGTAGAGTTTTCTCACACAAGATGGACTGATATATCAGCTAAAGTGAATGGAAAGGTTATGACACAGTGGAGATTTTGGCTGTTCGAACTTGGAGAAAGACATTGT AACTTTAAGAGGATCTAA
- the LOC114187337 gene encoding L-aminoadipate-semialdehyde dehydrogenase-phosphopantetheinyl transferase-like isoform X2: protein MLSMEEAVKRWVVKLSKWDPHPSDFSFALSLLPSHEHSSVTRFVKLEDRKRALVSRMLQYVLVHDVLQIPFPDIVIKRTLEGKPYLEYDDLRFPNFNFNVSHHGDYVAIASEPVCLVGVDIVSYDVPQRESITEFVQLFSSYFSCLEWNNIIMAGTSDDVLIEFYRYWSLKEAYVKAIGSGVSEGLNKVEFSHTRWTDISAKVNGKVMTQWRFWLFELGERHCVSIARVHPISAAMSYKRTLKKVDFTEDEYTQGLHLPNVDFVELGIEQLISTLQKTL, encoded by the exons ATGTTGTCAATGGAAGAAGCGGTGAAGAGATGGGTTGTGAAATTATCAAAGTGGGATCCACACCCCTCTGACTTCTCCTTCGCTCTCTCCCTCCTTCCGTCCCATGAACACTCCTCTGTTACCAG GTTTGTTAAATTGGAAGACAGGAAACGTGCTCTTGTCAGCCGCATGCTTCAGTACGTTCTTGTTCATGATGTGTTACAAATCCCATTTCCTGACATTGTCATAAAACGAACTCTGGAAGGCAAACCCTATTTG GAGTATGATGATCTTAGATtcccaaattttaatttcaatgtaTCACATCATGGTGACTATGTGGCCATAGCATCTGAACCTGTATGTCTTGTGGGGGTAGACATTGTCTCATATGATGTTCCACAGAGAGAATCAATTACAGAATTCGTTCAACTCTTCTCATCATACTTTTCATGTTTGGAATGGAATAACATAATCATGGCTGGCACTTCTGATGAtgtattaattgaattttacaG GTATTGGAGCCTAAAAGAAGCATATGTTAAAGCTATTGGGAGTGGAGTGTCTGAAGGGTTGAATAAAGTAGAGTTTTCTCACACAAGATGGACTGATATATCAGCTAAAGTGAATGGAAAGGTTATGACACAGTGGAGATTTTGGCTGTTCGAACTTGGAGAAAGACATTGT GTTTCAATTGCGAGAGTTCACCCAATATCAGCTGCTATGAGTTACAAAAGAACATTGAAGAAAGTGGACTTTACGGAAGATGAATATACTCAAGGTCTTCATCTTCCAAATGTAGACTTTGTTGAACTAGGAATAGAACAACTTATTTCAACTTTACAGAAAACTCTGTAA
- the LOC114187337 gene encoding L-aminoadipate-semialdehyde dehydrogenase-phosphopantetheinyl transferase-like isoform X1 has product MLSMEEAVKRWVVKLSKWDPHPSDFSFALSLLPSHEHSSVTRFVKLEDRKRALVSRMLQYVLVHDVLQIPFPDIVIKRTLEGKPYLEYDDLRFPNFNFNVSHHGDYVAIASEPVCLVGVDIVSYDVPQRESITEFVQLFSSYFSCLEWNNIIMAGTSDDVLIEFYRYWSLKEAYVKAIGSGVSEGLNKVEFSHTRWTDISAKVNGKVMTQWRFWLFELGERHCISTLKVSIARVHPISAAMSYKRTLKKVDFTEDEYTQGLHLPNVDFVELGIEQLISTLQKTL; this is encoded by the exons ATGTTGTCAATGGAAGAAGCGGTGAAGAGATGGGTTGTGAAATTATCAAAGTGGGATCCACACCCCTCTGACTTCTCCTTCGCTCTCTCCCTCCTTCCGTCCCATGAACACTCCTCTGTTACCAG GTTTGTTAAATTGGAAGACAGGAAACGTGCTCTTGTCAGCCGCATGCTTCAGTACGTTCTTGTTCATGATGTGTTACAAATCCCATTTCCTGACATTGTCATAAAACGAACTCTGGAAGGCAAACCCTATTTG GAGTATGATGATCTTAGATtcccaaattttaatttcaatgtaTCACATCATGGTGACTATGTGGCCATAGCATCTGAACCTGTATGTCTTGTGGGGGTAGACATTGTCTCATATGATGTTCCACAGAGAGAATCAATTACAGAATTCGTTCAACTCTTCTCATCATACTTTTCATGTTTGGAATGGAATAACATAATCATGGCTGGCACTTCTGATGAtgtattaattgaattttacaG GTATTGGAGCCTAAAAGAAGCATATGTTAAAGCTATTGGGAGTGGAGTGTCTGAAGGGTTGAATAAAGTAGAGTTTTCTCACACAAGATGGACTGATATATCAGCTAAAGTGAATGGAAAGGTTATGACACAGTGGAGATTTTGGCTGTTCGAACTTGGAGAAAGACATTGT ATTTCTACTCTAAAG GTTTCAATTGCGAGAGTTCACCCAATATCAGCTGCTATGAGTTACAAAAGAACATTGAAGAAAGTGGACTTTACGGAAGATGAATATACTCAAGGTCTTCATCTTCCAAATGTAGACTTTGTTGAACTAGGAATAGAACAACTTATTTCAACTTTACAGAAAACTCTGTAA